Part of the Paenarthrobacter sp. JL.01a genome is shown below.
CGGCTCATCCAGGGCCTGGCGCACGGTGGCGAGTTGCCGTCGTCGCAAACGTACCTTTCCGAGATGGCGCCCAAGGAGAAGCGCGGCTTCTGGGCGACCCTCATCTACACCTCCGGCACCGCCGGCATCCTGGCCGGCACGCTGCTGGGCGCGATCCTGACCGCCGTCCTGAGCAAGGACGACATGAGCGCTTGGGGCTGGCGCATCCCGTTCCTTATCGGTGGCGCGCTGGGCATCTACGCCTTGATCATGCGCTCCAAGATGAAGGAAACCGAGGCGTTCGAAGCCGAGGCGCCCAAGGAAAAGCGTGCCCCGATGTGGCCTCAGATCGTCAAGTACCGCAAGCAGGCGCTGCAGGTCATCGGGCTGACTGTTGGCCTCACGGTGGTCTATTACATTTGGGGCGTCGTGGCCCCAAGCTACGCGGCAACCGCCCTGAAGATGGACCGGGGAGCGGCGCTCTGGGCAGGCGTCATTGCCAACGTGGTGTTCATCGCTGCCTTGCCGTTCTGGGGCAAGCTTTCGGACCGTATCGGCCGCAAGCCCGTCCTGATCATGTCCTCCGCGGGTGCTGCGCTGCTCCACTTCCCGATGACGTGGCTGCTGAAGGATTCCCCGTGGCAGCTCACGGTGTCCATGTCCGTGATGCTGTTCTTCATCGCAGGCAGCGCCGCGATCGTTCCGGCCGTGTACGCGGAGCTCTTCCCGACGCACATCCGTACCGTCGGCGTCGGCGTTCCGTACTCCATCTGCGTCGCGGCCTTCGGTGGAACGGCGCCGTACCTGCAGACGTGGCTGGGCACGATCGGTCACGGTTACCTGTTCAACGTCTATGCCGTGGTCCTGCTGGTGATCAGCATCGCGTTCGTGTTCACGATCCCCGAAACCAAGGGCAAGGACCTGACCGTCTAACCCCCCTCCCCCAACTAGGGGACAGCTAACGGCCCACTGAGCGCTCGCTGGGCCGTTAGCTGTCCCCTACTTGGGTTAAACGAAGCGGTCACGGCCGGCCCGATAACCGAAGAACGCCGCCAGCAAACCGACCACCAGGAACAGGATCCCCGCCGCCGCGAAGCCTCCCGTTGCCTGATGCAACTGACCCACCATCAGCGTCCCTGTGGAGCCCAGCCCATAGCCAACCCCCTGCATCATCCCGGAAAGGTGCGCGGCAGTATGGGCATCCCGGGTGCGGACCATGATCATCGTCAGGGCGACCGCCGTCAGCGACCCCTGTCCAAGCCCATTCAGCCCGGTCCACACCCAGATGAGTTCCGTGGGTCCGAATATGGTGAGCGCGAAGCCGCCTCCCGTCATCAGGGCCA
Proteins encoded:
- a CDS encoding MFS transporter, translating into MTTTVGTSPDAKVHKSHVRTLVGTGIGNAVEWYDWAIYATFSPFIAGALFSQADPTSAVLSTLAIFAVGFVARPFGGFLFGWIGDRIGRKTSMTIAVALGAVGSLLIGIAPTFAAVGAFASAMLLVARLIQGLAHGGELPSSQTYLSEMAPKEKRGFWATLIYTSGTAGILAGTLLGAILTAVLSKDDMSAWGWRIPFLIGGALGIYALIMRSKMKETEAFEAEAPKEKRAPMWPQIVKYRKQALQVIGLTVGLTVVYYIWGVVAPSYAATALKMDRGAALWAGVIANVVFIAALPFWGKLSDRIGRKPVLIMSSAGAALLHFPMTWLLKDSPWQLTVSMSVMLFFIAGSAAIVPAVYAELFPTHIRTVGVGVPYSICVAAFGGTAPYLQTWLGTIGHGYLFNVYAVVLLVISIAFVFTIPETKGKDLTV